A genomic stretch from Anaerolinea thermophila UNI-1 includes:
- a CDS encoding glucodextranase DOMON-like domain-containing protein — protein sequence MKLFVRIMSIFLIVSFLLSACQVTPTSMPTATESPVQTPTESAPQPTEEKAKEEPLYLALIWHQHQPLYYKDENGIYTRPWVRVHATKDYYDMAAMLKNYPAVKVTFNLTPVLIRQLNDFVQNGAKDRYWVLAEKPAAELTSEEKDFILRRFFDANWDHIIKVYPGYKALLDKRAGTDDVAISKAIETFTEQDFRDLQIWFNLAWIDPDELAKEPLKSLVAKDHGFNEEDKQVLFAEIRRIMAQVIPVHKELQDVGQIEVITTPYAHPILPLIYDTNLALAGNSSAELPEGRFFYPQDVQAHLEKAVEIYTQTFGRPPRGMWPGEGAVAQEIVPFVANAGFQWMATGEYVLAKSLDMESFTRDSTETVQQADVLYRPYIVQGKPGGPVEGGPVAIIFRDLVISDKIGFTYSGMDGEAAAKDFMNRLENIRARLQKEGVQGPHLVSVILDGENAWEYYDRDGKAFLNALYRNLSESKTIQTITPSEYLEKFPEQKKLDKLFPSAWFSPNFDTWIGEPEEREAWNYLLRTRQALDGAIRSGKLTDDQLATAKDFMYLAEGSDWFWWYGTDQNSGNDDYFDVGYRALLAEVYKAIGKEVPEFVQVPIIQPNPISAATPLAGLSSPAIDGREGADEWVKAAAFPADGQSPMQGFALALDKQNLYVKVNLVSSAQPVERIGVYLSSPRLQGAYAFTHVTGDGQKVLLPMLANRLVEWEGGKALKSYKAGSNRWDYESEVGSVASGQVVELAIPLTQLGELEAGDELRIAVVASPADQRLPLGGPAQLIVPEISTAEVIFEVQDPEKDDHGPGTYTYPTNGVFLPQVFDLKSFSVAADEKNLIFKLAFYGAIPNPWGSGLNLSLQTLDVYVDKDPGKGTGARLLLPGRNAALTSGNGWEYVVWAEGWTPGIFAPDSQTLEPKPVPDSSYKIIVDPVAQTVTLRVPRQVFGEGDPATWGYVVAVLSQEGYPSTGVWRVRDVQASSAEWRFGGAPDDTNHTRIIDLAWPSGATPTQEEMLSQYPSSKARIDELKPDDFPQVQLLLKR from the coding sequence ATGAAACTGTTCGTTCGCATAATGTCTATCTTTCTGATAGTAAGTTTTTTGCTTTCTGCCTGTCAGGTAACCCCAACATCGATGCCAACGGCTACGGAAAGCCCTGTGCAAACGCCTACAGAAAGCGCTCCTCAGCCCACTGAGGAGAAGGCGAAAGAAGAACCGCTTTACCTGGCATTGATCTGGCATCAACATCAACCGCTGTACTACAAAGACGAAAACGGCATTTATACCCGTCCATGGGTGCGCGTTCATGCCACCAAAGATTATTACGATATGGCGGCAATGCTGAAGAATTACCCGGCAGTCAAAGTTACCTTTAACCTGACGCCGGTTTTGATCCGTCAGCTGAATGATTTTGTGCAGAATGGCGCGAAAGATCGCTACTGGGTTCTTGCTGAAAAACCTGCCGCTGAACTGACCAGCGAAGAGAAGGATTTCATCCTGCGGCGGTTTTTTGATGCGAACTGGGACCATATCATCAAGGTCTATCCGGGCTATAAAGCCCTGCTGGATAAGCGCGCCGGTACGGATGATGTCGCCATTTCTAAAGCCATTGAGACCTTCACTGAGCAGGATTTCCGTGACCTGCAAATCTGGTTCAACCTTGCCTGGATTGATCCCGATGAACTGGCAAAAGAGCCACTCAAGAGCCTGGTAGCAAAAGATCATGGCTTTAACGAAGAAGACAAACAGGTGCTCTTTGCTGAGATTCGGCGCATCATGGCGCAGGTTATCCCCGTGCATAAAGAACTTCAGGATGTCGGTCAAATTGAGGTCATCACGACCCCTTATGCCCATCCCATTCTGCCGTTGATTTATGATACCAATCTGGCGCTGGCAGGAAATTCCTCGGCGGAATTGCCTGAAGGGCGATTCTTCTACCCGCAGGATGTGCAGGCGCATCTTGAGAAAGCCGTGGAAATCTATACCCAGACTTTTGGCAGACCTCCGCGTGGCATGTGGCCCGGCGAGGGGGCTGTGGCTCAGGAAATTGTTCCCTTTGTTGCCAATGCTGGTTTCCAGTGGATGGCAACCGGTGAGTATGTACTGGCGAAATCGCTGGACATGGAGTCTTTCACCCGCGACTCTACCGAGACAGTCCAGCAGGCTGATGTGCTCTATCGCCCTTATATTGTGCAGGGGAAACCCGGCGGCCCAGTCGAGGGTGGCCCGGTTGCCATCATTTTCCGCGATCTGGTCATTTCTGATAAGATTGGCTTTACCTACTCTGGTATGGACGGCGAAGCCGCCGCAAAAGACTTCATGAACCGGCTGGAGAATATCCGTGCGCGCCTGCAAAAAGAGGGAGTGCAGGGACCCCATCTTGTGAGTGTGATTCTGGACGGAGAAAATGCCTGGGAGTACTACGACCGTGATGGCAAAGCCTTCCTAAACGCTCTGTACCGTAATCTCTCTGAGAGCAAGACTATTCAAACAATCACACCTTCGGAGTATCTGGAGAAATTCCCCGAGCAGAAGAAATTGGATAAGTTGTTCCCTTCTGCCTGGTTCAGCCCCAATTTTGATACCTGGATTGGCGAACCTGAAGAGCGTGAAGCCTGGAATTATTTGCTCCGTACCCGTCAGGCACTGGATGGTGCCATTCGCAGTGGAAAATTGACGGATGACCAATTAGCCACTGCCAAAGATTTCATGTACTTGGCTGAAGGTTCGGACTGGTTCTGGTGGTATGGTACGGATCAGAACTCTGGAAATGATGATTACTTTGATGTGGGCTACCGTGCCCTGCTTGCGGAAGTGTATAAAGCCATTGGCAAAGAAGTGCCTGAATTTGTTCAGGTACCTATCATCCAGCCTAACCCCATATCTGCTGCTACTCCACTTGCCGGGCTTTCTTCCCCTGCTATTGATGGTCGAGAAGGCGCTGATGAATGGGTAAAAGCGGCGGCCTTCCCTGCTGATGGGCAATCTCCCATGCAGGGATTTGCCCTGGCGCTGGACAAGCAAAACCTGTATGTCAAAGTCAATCTGGTGTCTTCAGCCCAACCGGTTGAGCGAATTGGGGTGTACCTCTCTTCACCTCGTTTGCAAGGTGCTTATGCATTTACCCACGTGACCGGGGACGGACAAAAAGTCCTGTTGCCCATGCTGGCTAATCGGCTGGTTGAGTGGGAAGGGGGCAAGGCGCTTAAATCCTATAAAGCGGGTTCAAACCGCTGGGATTATGAAAGCGAAGTCGGCTCTGTTGCCTCAGGACAGGTGGTGGAGTTGGCTATTCCGCTGACGCAGTTAGGAGAGTTGGAAGCCGGGGACGAGTTGCGCATAGCCGTTGTGGCTTCACCCGCTGATCAGCGGTTGCCGTTAGGTGGCCCTGCTCAGTTGATTGTGCCGGAAATTTCCACCGCTGAAGTGATTTTCGAAGTCCAAGACCCTGAGAAGGACGACCATGGACCTGGAACGTACACCTACCCAACCAATGGAGTATTCCTGCCACAGGTGTTCGACCTGAAATCTTTCAGTGTGGCGGCAGATGAAAAGAACCTCATCTTCAAACTTGCTTTTTACGGGGCTATTCCCAACCCTTGGGGATCTGGATTGAATCTTTCTCTGCAAACTCTGGATGTTTATGTGGACAAGGATCCCGGAAAGGGCACGGGAGCACGGCTCTTACTCCCCGGACGTAATGCTGCCCTGACAAGTGGGAACGGTTGGGAATACGTGGTGTGGGCAGAAGGCTGGACACCGGGAATTTTCGCCCCCGATTCTCAGACTCTGGAACCCAAACCCGTCCCGGATTCGAGTTACAAGATTATTGTTGACCCGGTTGCCCAAACGGTCACCTTGAGGGTGCCGCGTCAGGTCTTTGGTGAGGGTGATCCGGCAACCTGGGGATACGTTGTGGCAGTACTCAGTCAGGAAGGCTATCCCAGCACGGGGGTGTGGCGTGTGCGTGACGTGCAGGCGAGTTCTGCTGAGTGGCGTTTTGGGGGCGCACCAGACGATACCAATCACACCCGCATCATTGATTTAGCCTGGCCTTCCGGGGCTACCCCCACGCAGGAAGAGATGCTCTCGCAGTATCCTTCCAGCAAAGCGCGAATAGATGAGTTGAAGCCGGATGATTTCCCGCAGGTGCAATTGCTGTTAAAACGCTAA
- a CDS encoding adenylate/guanylate cyclase domain-containing protein, with protein MICPNCGFQSPPGMRFCGMCGTEIARVCPKCGFSNPLDFRFCGMCGVPLAPTPEQGGGEPVRHTLFDTVQPTTRPSLEGERRVVTVIVADVTGSTQLLEEIGNEAWVELMNKLLLQLEGEIYRFGGEVDQFRGDGLVAFFGASFAREDDPERAVMAGLEMQQVVKRFAETYPAEAARAIRLRVGINTGEVIVASIGESGQHREDTAMGIAIAVAARLESLAEPGTVLVSESTYHQAEERFVWTPLGEVQVKGISQPLRVYRPESPRGTEEFLSDLEVFGTTAPLVGRETEFARLRTCLDRLRAGQGGTVLLTGEVGIGKHALVNELRQLTIREQALLAETGTEHSSVLWLSSRTHIYDRDWPYSLWIELLRNWLAKFSTEDGDSLLLLRRECERLWGEDFLSYYPYLARILSLPLEEEFEHFVQYLDAESLRFQFTHSIRGWLEALSRQQPLVVSLTDLEWSDFGSVDILEACLSLAASQPILWILVFRPCLEQSPICHLIDHLEDLDPGPVERVELGPLSPENVARLIEALVGKDVLPVRLLDQIVRNSEGIPSYVIEMLRSLIERRILIRQGATGEWRLNQDVQSLDFTESMQRLIQTRIDRLESVERDLLQKAAVIGYVFWVNLLRGLVEETVPVRQHLRVLQDAQLIEQRGWEKDLGTEYAFKTELIHETVYESLLTGQREALHIQVAQLLEEMVDLEARSQFHALIAYHYRKGGAKRQELFYTLWAAQKAEELSAPEEATELYSRVLELLDQIEKETTDIAQSRSILNQRFEAYSGRIKLYYRLNEPEKAAQDARALLTLAQQMEDQPAWKVDALLLQPEVVIADNREMVNTALDMVGQALWIAQSIGDVHRELKALMERTRLLMRIGDLQAFESAQRGLELARSLGDVETEMTLLIEISNAYGMENVAEARRYLQQALALKDRVQNRKILSRLYSALCGELERQGDYVRMLEEYVQKRLEFAREIGDRLEEGMVLMFYGQVQGLYLGDLEPALKKSEEAFIRTEKYSQKLYPLLRLAQLHAQMGNLPQAWHYLRKAEPLSQNALYLLARAGYLLVQIHILEVSGGQEDFEKVLELVEEIRGLYGRGFLSRQYWMAACCKAAHACLRLSKLIRSPRKTMQEYRTQALEFAREAYQIYQEYGFVQIIEVYSEEILLRYAQALIANGRQDEGKEMLYQSARELRRKWELIPEGSLYRHTFLKNLRLHREICRAVPELFPEVK; from the coding sequence ATGATTTGCCCTAACTGTGGTTTCCAATCCCCTCCGGGAATGCGCTTTTGCGGCATGTGCGGGACAGAAATCGCCCGCGTATGTCCAAAATGCGGATTCTCCAACCCGCTGGATTTTCGCTTCTGCGGGATGTGTGGTGTTCCACTTGCACCAACCCCGGAGCAGGGAGGGGGGGAACCGGTACGTCATACCCTCTTTGACACGGTTCAGCCGACTACTCGACCCTCGCTGGAGGGGGAACGCCGCGTGGTGACGGTCATTGTTGCCGATGTAACCGGCTCAACGCAATTACTGGAAGAAATCGGTAACGAAGCCTGGGTCGAACTGATGAACAAATTACTTCTCCAACTGGAAGGGGAAATCTATCGCTTCGGTGGAGAAGTGGATCAGTTCCGGGGAGATGGTCTGGTTGCCTTTTTTGGGGCTTCTTTTGCTCGTGAGGACGACCCTGAACGTGCGGTTATGGCGGGATTGGAGATGCAGCAGGTGGTCAAGCGGTTTGCCGAAACCTATCCTGCTGAAGCGGCTCGCGCCATTCGCTTGCGGGTGGGCATTAATACCGGCGAAGTGATTGTTGCCAGTATCGGTGAAAGTGGACAGCACCGTGAAGATACCGCCATGGGCATTGCGATTGCCGTGGCTGCGCGTCTGGAAAGTTTAGCAGAACCCGGCACAGTGCTGGTCAGTGAAAGTACCTATCATCAGGCGGAAGAGCGCTTTGTGTGGACCCCCTTGGGCGAAGTACAGGTCAAGGGAATCAGCCAACCGTTACGTGTTTATCGTCCCGAATCCCCGCGTGGAACAGAAGAATTTCTCTCCGATCTGGAAGTCTTTGGTACCACGGCTCCACTGGTGGGTAGAGAAACCGAGTTTGCACGTTTACGGACTTGTCTGGATCGACTGCGCGCAGGGCAGGGCGGTACGGTTTTGCTAACCGGCGAGGTAGGAATTGGGAAGCACGCGCTGGTGAACGAACTGCGTCAACTCACCATCCGTGAGCAGGCGCTTCTCGCAGAAACCGGTACCGAACATTCCTCGGTTCTCTGGCTTTCCAGTCGCACCCATATTTATGATCGCGATTGGCCCTACTCTTTGTGGATAGAATTATTGCGCAACTGGCTGGCCAAATTCAGCACAGAAGATGGAGATTCGTTACTTCTTCTCCGCCGCGAGTGTGAACGCTTGTGGGGTGAAGATTTCTTGAGTTATTACCCCTATCTGGCAAGAATCCTTTCGCTACCGCTGGAAGAGGAATTTGAGCACTTCGTTCAGTACCTGGACGCCGAATCTTTACGATTCCAGTTCACCCATTCCATACGGGGATGGCTCGAAGCACTCTCGCGTCAGCAACCGCTTGTGGTAAGTTTGACCGACCTTGAATGGTCTGATTTCGGCTCTGTGGATATTCTGGAAGCCTGTCTGTCTCTTGCCGCCAGCCAGCCCATTCTCTGGATTCTGGTGTTTCGCCCTTGCCTTGAACAGTCCCCCATTTGCCATTTGATAGATCATCTGGAAGACCTTGACCCCGGGCCTGTTGAACGGGTTGAACTTGGACCCCTGTCTCCCGAAAATGTTGCCCGCCTCATTGAAGCCCTGGTGGGTAAAGATGTTTTACCTGTTCGGTTATTGGATCAAATTGTTCGAAATTCTGAAGGGATTCCCAGTTATGTGATTGAAATGTTACGTTCCCTGATCGAACGCCGAATCCTTATCCGCCAGGGGGCGACAGGGGAGTGGCGCTTAAATCAGGACGTGCAATCGCTTGATTTTACCGAAAGTATGCAGCGGTTGATTCAGACAAGAATTGACCGTCTGGAAAGTGTGGAACGCGATCTTCTTCAAAAAGCAGCAGTGATAGGGTACGTTTTCTGGGTCAATCTTCTGCGCGGGCTGGTCGAAGAAACCGTTCCTGTGCGCCAGCACCTGCGTGTCCTTCAGGATGCTCAATTGATTGAGCAGCGAGGCTGGGAGAAAGACCTTGGCACGGAATATGCTTTTAAGACCGAACTCATCCATGAGACGGTTTATGAGAGTTTACTCACTGGTCAGAGAGAAGCCCTGCATATTCAGGTGGCACAATTACTGGAAGAGATGGTTGACCTGGAAGCGCGTTCCCAGTTCCATGCTTTGATTGCCTATCATTACCGCAAAGGGGGGGCTAAACGTCAGGAACTCTTCTACACGCTCTGGGCGGCGCAGAAAGCGGAAGAACTTTCAGCGCCGGAAGAAGCCACAGAACTCTACTCGCGGGTGCTGGAACTGCTCGATCAGATTGAGAAAGAAACAACGGATATTGCTCAAAGTCGCAGCATCCTGAACCAGCGCTTTGAGGCTTACAGTGGCAGAATTAAACTTTATTACCGCTTGAATGAACCCGAAAAGGCAGCCCAGGATGCTCGGGCTTTACTTACCCTGGCTCAGCAAATGGAAGATCAACCAGCCTGGAAAGTGGATGCTTTGTTGCTCCAACCCGAGGTGGTCATTGCAGATAACCGCGAAATGGTCAATACAGCCCTGGATATGGTGGGACAGGCTTTGTGGATTGCCCAAAGCATTGGAGATGTGCATCGTGAACTGAAAGCCCTGATGGAGCGTACCCGCTTGCTGATGAGGATTGGTGATTTGCAAGCCTTTGAAAGCGCTCAACGTGGGCTGGAACTGGCGCGTTCCTTGGGTGATGTGGAAACGGAGATGACTTTGCTCATCGAAATCTCCAATGCTTACGGGATGGAAAATGTAGCCGAGGCGCGACGGTATCTTCAACAAGCCCTGGCGTTAAAAGACCGTGTCCAGAACCGCAAAATCCTTTCGCGGTTGTACAGCGCACTGTGCGGAGAACTGGAACGCCAGGGCGATTACGTACGTATGCTAGAAGAATACGTCCAGAAGCGCCTGGAATTTGCCCGCGAAATTGGCGATCGCCTGGAAGAAGGCATGGTGTTGATGTTTTACGGGCAGGTGCAGGGGTTGTATTTGGGCGACCTCGAGCCGGCTTTGAAAAAATCTGAAGAAGCCTTTATTCGCACCGAAAAGTACAGCCAGAAACTTTATCCCCTGCTCAGATTGGCACAACTGCATGCACAAATGGGCAATCTTCCTCAGGCATGGCACTATTTGAGAAAAGCCGAGCCCTTGAGCCAGAATGCGCTGTATCTGCTGGCAAGGGCGGGATATCTGCTGGTTCAAATTCATATCCTCGAGGTCAGTGGCGGACAGGAAGATTTTGAGAAAGTCCTTGAACTGGTTGAGGAAATCCGTGGACTTTATGGAAGAGGCTTCCTTTCCCGTCAGTACTGGATGGCGGCTTGCTGTAAGGCGGCGCATGCTTGTTTGCGTCTCTCCAAGTTGATTCGGAGTCCCAGGAAGACAATGCAGGAATATCGCACACAAGCCCTGGAATTTGCCCGGGAGGCGTATCAAATCTATCAGGAATACGGATTTGTCCAGATTATTGAAGTGTATTCCGAAGAAATTCTGTTGAGATATGCCCAGGCATTGATTGCAAATGGACGACAGGATGAAGGAAAAGAAATGCTGTATCAATCTGCCCGCGAATTGCGCAGAAAATGGGAACTCATTCCGGAGGGTAGTCTCTATCGGCACACATTCCTGAAAAATTTGCGACTCCATCGAGAAATTTGTCGGGCAGTTCCAGAATTGTTCCCGGAGGTGAAATGA
- a CDS encoding ROK family transcriptional regulator, with the protein MSTTFWSVPTQNLKNLNKHAIIDLIRFSSGGISRVELARRMGLTRAAVSAIIDDLIEIGLVRESEGTYPSGRKPIVLEINPMLGHVVGIDMGASHVMLLLADFSGRQIHEIEAPLDINEGPVVCLDKVARLVDQLLAEAHMTVNEISAFGVGVPGPIVAKEGMVSGPPIMPGWDRYPIRDHLQELWGKPVSLNNDAELGAVGEWAYGAGRGERYLCYIKVGTGIGAGLLLDGQIYRGATGCAGEIGHITIDENGPICTCGNRGCLEAIAGGNAIIRKVKESVRLGQRTILADLVHQDKLGVGDVMNAARHGDHLAQRITAEAGMHLGTAIANVINLFNPSMVIVGGSVGQIGDLLLEPVRLTVQRRSLSVASKNVRITAALLGPHSCAIGAVVQALSIVLHQIADKS; encoded by the coding sequence GTGAGTACAACATTCTGGTCCGTTCCCACCCAAAACCTGAAGAATTTGAACAAGCATGCCATCATTGATTTAATTCGTTTCAGTTCAGGTGGCATCTCGCGTGTGGAACTGGCGCGCCGTATGGGATTAACCCGCGCCGCAGTCAGTGCCATCATTGACGACCTGATTGAGATCGGTCTGGTTCGGGAGTCTGAAGGAACGTACCCCAGCGGAAGAAAACCCATTGTCCTGGAAATTAACCCTATGCTGGGACATGTGGTTGGGATTGATATGGGGGCTTCCCATGTCATGCTTCTACTGGCAGACTTTTCGGGCAGGCAGATTCATGAAATCGAAGCCCCTCTGGATATCAATGAAGGCCCAGTGGTATGCCTGGATAAAGTTGCCCGTTTGGTGGATCAACTGCTGGCAGAAGCCCACATGACGGTGAATGAAATTTCCGCGTTTGGGGTTGGGGTGCCTGGTCCCATTGTGGCAAAAGAAGGTATGGTGAGCGGACCGCCCATCATGCCTGGTTGGGACCGTTATCCCATCCGCGATCACCTTCAGGAATTGTGGGGCAAACCGGTCTCGCTCAATAATGATGCTGAACTGGGAGCGGTAGGAGAGTGGGCGTACGGCGCTGGACGAGGCGAACGTTATTTGTGCTATATCAAAGTGGGAACGGGGATTGGAGCAGGACTGTTGCTGGATGGGCAAATTTACCGCGGTGCAACCGGATGTGCCGGAGAAATCGGGCATATCACCATTGATGAAAATGGTCCCATCTGTACTTGTGGAAACCGCGGTTGTCTGGAAGCCATAGCGGGGGGCAATGCGATTATTCGGAAGGTAAAAGAGTCCGTACGGTTGGGACAACGTACTATCCTCGCTGATCTGGTGCACCAAGATAAACTAGGGGTGGGGGATGTCATGAATGCCGCACGACACGGCGACCATCTGGCGCAACGCATCACTGCTGAAGCAGGGATGCATTTAGGTACTGCAATTGCCAATGTGATTAACCTGTTTAATCCCAGTATGGTGATCGTAGGCGGCAGTGTGGGGCAAATTGGCGATTTGCTTCTTGAGCCGGTGCGGTTAACGGTTCAGCGGCGCAGTCTTTCAGTTGCCTCTAAGAATGTGCGCATTACAGCCGCTCTTCTGGGACCCCATTCCTGTGCGATTGGGGCTGTTGTTCAAGCCCTTTCGATTGTTCTTCATCAAATTGCCGATAAATCCTGA
- a CDS encoding ArnT family glycosyltransferase: MIRRFLERIWHVVYPWVNWFQKVNAFLEKIAVPLVSRWMMGVFFAGALITLLIQVLAIQHRYQIDYGEAPLVDQAMRLSQGINIYRNNLETPPYTISNYPPLYILAITPWVSLFGPNFWAGRLISTLCAWWTAWMIYRIVFRLSGDRWAALAGGLFFIANPFVSHWSALLRIDLLALAFAVTGLELLSRVPLSTRSFWGGACCLVAAIFTRQSYALAAPLAAFIWLLFEDKAKALRLVLSVGAISLLLAGVLNVMTKGGFFFNIVTANVNEFGWERLRWNLTHLWDVLRYLLVLGAISFLQHPLRSRSWRLTAPFLVGASLSALTIGKIGSNVNYFMELCAALALAGGSVLAKIRQNPHLAWAQVLLFVFLGFQGVGMIRISLDEFGSDLAGRMKRVHELRRLEALVSAVDGPVLADEYMGMITLNRRPLYLQPFELTQLAKAGIWDETPLAESIRNKEFDLILIHYFPFFDVYKERWTPVMLAMIERNYEVFETLADTRVYIPRK, from the coding sequence ATGATTCGCCGGTTTCTGGAAAGGATATGGCATGTCGTGTATCCATGGGTAAACTGGTTCCAGAAGGTGAACGCCTTCCTGGAGAAAATTGCTGTTCCGCTGGTCTCTCGCTGGATGATGGGGGTGTTTTTTGCCGGCGCGTTGATTACTCTGTTGATTCAGGTGCTGGCAATTCAGCATCGCTATCAAATTGATTACGGTGAAGCCCCACTGGTGGATCAAGCCATGCGTTTGTCACAGGGAATCAATATTTATCGAAACAATCTGGAGACTCCGCCATACACCATTTCCAATTATCCTCCCCTGTACATTCTTGCCATAACGCCCTGGGTGAGCCTGTTTGGACCCAATTTCTGGGCTGGACGCTTGATTTCAACTTTGTGTGCCTGGTGGACGGCGTGGATGATTTACCGCATTGTTTTCAGGCTCAGTGGAGATCGCTGGGCAGCGCTGGCGGGCGGATTATTTTTCATCGCCAATCCCTTTGTCAGTCACTGGTCTGCGCTTTTACGCATTGACTTGCTTGCTCTGGCATTCGCTGTCACGGGGTTGGAATTGCTTTCGCGTGTACCATTATCCACTCGTTCTTTCTGGGGTGGGGCGTGTTGTCTGGTGGCAGCAATCTTTACCCGCCAATCCTATGCATTGGCGGCGCCCCTCGCGGCTTTTATATGGTTGTTATTTGAGGATAAAGCCAAAGCCTTGCGTCTGGTTTTGAGTGTAGGGGCAATCTCCCTCTTGCTTGCGGGTGTGTTAAATGTCATGACAAAAGGTGGTTTTTTCTTCAACATCGTGACGGCGAATGTCAATGAATTTGGTTGGGAAAGGTTGCGCTGGAATTTGACGCATCTGTGGGACGTCCTGCGCTATTTGCTGGTGCTGGGAGCAATCTCATTCCTGCAACATCCTTTGCGATCCCGGTCATGGCGTTTGACTGCACCATTTTTAGTGGGGGCTTCGCTCTCTGCCCTGACCATTGGCAAAATAGGCTCCAACGTGAACTATTTTATGGAGTTATGCGCAGCGCTTGCTCTGGCTGGGGGCAGCGTACTGGCAAAAATTCGTCAGAATCCCCATCTGGCATGGGCACAGGTGCTTCTGTTTGTCTTCCTGGGGTTTCAAGGTGTTGGGATGATTCGGATTTCCCTGGACGAATTTGGTTCGGACCTGGCTGGAAGGATGAAGCGTGTCCATGAATTGCGTCGTCTGGAGGCTTTGGTTTCGGCAGTGGATGGTCCCGTGTTAGCAGATGAATATATGGGAATGATTACCCTGAACCGCCGACCTCTTTATCTTCAGCCCTTTGAATTAACCCAACTGGCAAAAGCCGGGATTTGGGATGAAACCCCTTTGGCGGAAAGCATTCGCAACAAGGAGTTTGATTTGATACTGATTCATTACTTCCCGTTTTTCGATGTCTACAAAGAGCGCTGGACGCCGGTCATGCTGGCGATGATTGAGCGCAATTATGAGGTCTTTGAAACTCTTGCCGACACAAGAGTATACATTCCGAGAAAGTAA